A stretch of the Mycobacterium shigaense genome encodes the following:
- the dusB gene encoding tRNA dihydrouridine synthase DusB, whose product MRIGPIALASPVVLAPMAGVTNVAFRTLCRELEQSKVGTVSGLYVCEMVTARALVERHPVTMHMTTFSPQETPRSLQLYTIDPATTYAAARMIADEGLADHIDMNFGCPVPKVTKRGGGAALPFKRRLFGQIVAAAVRGTGGTDIPVTVKFRVGIDDDHHTHLDAGRIAESEGAAAVALHARTAAQRYSGTADWEQIARLKQQVRTIPVLGNGDIYEANDALTMMATTGCDGVVIGRGCLGRPWLFAELSAAFTGSPPPDPPNLGEVADIIRRHGELLAAHFGEDKGMRDIRKHVAWYLHGFPAGSELRRALALVKTLGELDCLLRELDGSIPFPDAATGPRGRQGSPARVALPDGWLTDPDDCTVPAGADVMHSGG is encoded by the coding sequence GTGCGCATCGGACCCATCGCGCTCGCCAGCCCGGTGGTGCTGGCACCGATGGCCGGCGTGACCAACGTCGCGTTCCGGACCCTGTGTCGCGAACTGGAACAGTCGAAGGTCGGCACGGTCAGCGGGCTCTACGTCTGCGAGATGGTGACGGCGCGCGCACTCGTCGAGCGCCACCCCGTCACCATGCACATGACGACGTTCTCCCCGCAGGAGACGCCGCGCTCGCTGCAGCTCTACACCATCGACCCGGCCACCACGTACGCGGCCGCCAGGATGATCGCGGACGAGGGCCTGGCCGACCACATCGACATGAACTTCGGTTGCCCGGTGCCCAAGGTCACCAAGCGCGGCGGTGGCGCGGCGCTGCCGTTCAAGCGGCGGCTTTTCGGCCAGATCGTCGCCGCGGCCGTGCGCGGCACTGGCGGCACCGACATTCCGGTGACCGTCAAATTCCGCGTCGGTATCGACGACGACCACCACACCCACCTCGACGCCGGCCGCATCGCCGAATCCGAAGGCGCGGCGGCGGTCGCCCTGCACGCCAGGACCGCGGCCCAGCGCTACTCCGGCACCGCCGATTGGGAACAGATCGCGCGGCTCAAACAGCAGGTGCGAACCATTCCCGTACTCGGCAACGGCGACATCTATGAGGCCAACGACGCGCTGACCATGATGGCCACCACCGGCTGCGACGGCGTCGTCATTGGCCGGGGCTGCCTGGGCCGGCCGTGGCTGTTCGCCGAGCTGTCGGCCGCCTTCACCGGAAGCCCGCCGCCGGACCCGCCGAACCTCGGCGAGGTCGCCGACATCATCCGCCGGCACGGCGAGCTGCTTGCCGCGCATTTCGGCGAGGACAAAGGCATGCGCGATATTCGTAAGCATGTCGCGTGGTACCTGCACGGCTTTCCCGCCGGCTCGGAGCTGCGCCGGGCCCTGGCGCTGGTCAAGACGCTCGGCGAACTCGACTGCCTGTTGCGCGAACTGGACGGCAGCATCCCGTTCCCGGACGCGGCGACCGGTCCGCGCGGCCGGCAGGGTTCGCCCGCGCGGGTGGCGCTCCCGGACGGCTGGCTGACCGACCCCGACGACTGCACGGTTCCGGCCGGAGCCGACGTCATGCACTCGGGCGGCTGA
- a CDS encoding LCP family protein yields the protein MRERDTDATSGRQRASRTASDPLTASTQSAAPWERFEPAFDDNLHRWQPEPPAQTYPEDPEPPAAEPVGHPARDTERAGSHASGGLSVADLIAKVGAQTGAQRTHHHLDRDPEPAPPPPLELQDAQVIETPAYSLEVFSELPVLETTNYPGVDEPEPDQDTDPKAGSRLEKSRRIRMKQPLPDAATDRRSCRRPVLLAGRSLAAATAVLALVFTGGAWQWSSSKNARLNVISALDPNSSDIRDPNGQYGDEDFLIVGVDSRAGDNANMGAGDTDDADGARSDTVMLVNIPANRKRVVAVSFPRDLAITPMQCEAWNPTTGKYGPPYDEKTKTWGSKMVYTETKLNSAYAFGGPKCLVKEIQKLSGLSINRFVAVDFSGFAKVVDALGGVEVCSRTPLHDYELGTVLSRSGRQVVDGTTALNYVRARQVSTENNGDYGRIKRQQLFLSSLLRSLISDDTLTDLGKLNNVVNIIAGNTYVDNVKTKDLVELGRSLQGTAAGHFTFVTVPTGVTDQNGDEPPRTSDMRALFDAIINDDPLPMENDHNAQALDTPRSGTPTTKKSAPPSAAPEAQHQQVTTASPEDITVRVSNATSQSGLATTVTGQLKQNGFNVMSPDDYSSQVNATTVLFSAGNEQAAATVASTFASPKLERVSGYGQVVQVVLGPDFKSVSAPPPTGSSVNVQIDRNPGNASPKLPEDLTVTNAADTTCE from the coding sequence ATGAGGGAGCGCGACACTGACGCCACTTCCGGCCGTCAGCGCGCGTCGCGCACCGCTTCGGACCCCCTGACCGCGTCGACGCAGAGCGCGGCGCCGTGGGAGCGGTTTGAACCAGCCTTCGACGACAACCTGCACCGGTGGCAGCCGGAGCCGCCTGCCCAGACGTACCCGGAAGACCCGGAACCGCCCGCCGCCGAGCCCGTCGGGCATCCGGCACGCGACACCGAACGGGCGGGGTCTCATGCCAGCGGCGGACTCAGCGTCGCCGATCTGATCGCCAAGGTCGGCGCGCAAACCGGTGCGCAACGCACGCATCATCATCTGGATCGGGACCCCGAGCCCGCCCCGCCCCCACCCCTCGAACTGCAAGACGCCCAGGTCATCGAGACCCCCGCGTACTCGCTGGAAGTCTTCTCGGAGCTGCCCGTCCTGGAGACCACCAACTACCCGGGCGTCGACGAGCCCGAACCGGATCAAGACACCGACCCGAAAGCCGGTTCGCGACTTGAGAAGTCGCGGCGAATCCGCATGAAGCAACCCCTGCCGGACGCGGCGACGGACCGCAGGTCTTGCCGGCGGCCGGTGCTGCTGGCCGGTCGCTCGCTGGCAGCGGCAACCGCGGTGCTGGCCCTGGTATTCACCGGCGGCGCTTGGCAGTGGAGTTCGTCAAAGAACGCACGGCTCAACGTCATCAGCGCGCTGGATCCAAACTCGAGCGACATCCGCGACCCCAACGGGCAGTACGGAGACGAAGACTTCTTGATCGTCGGCGTCGACTCGCGCGCCGGGGACAACGCCAACATGGGTGCCGGCGATACCGACGACGCCGACGGTGCGCGGTCGGACACCGTGATGCTGGTGAACATCCCGGCGAACCGCAAACGGGTGGTCGCCGTGTCCTTCCCGCGCGACCTGGCGATCACCCCCATGCAATGCGAAGCGTGGAACCCAACCACCGGGAAGTACGGACCCCCCTACGACGAGAAGACGAAGACGTGGGGTTCCAAGATGGTCTACACCGAGACCAAATTGAACTCGGCGTACGCCTTTGGCGGTCCGAAATGCCTGGTGAAGGAAATCCAGAAGCTCTCCGGATTGAGCATCAACCGCTTCGTCGCCGTCGATTTCTCCGGCTTCGCGAAGGTGGTCGACGCGCTCGGCGGCGTCGAGGTGTGCAGCAGGACGCCGCTGCACGACTACGAGCTCGGTACGGTCCTGTCCCGTTCGGGTCGCCAGGTCGTCGACGGAACGACGGCGCTGAACTACGTCCGGGCCCGGCAGGTGTCCACGGAGAACAACGGTGACTACGGCCGCATCAAACGCCAGCAGTTGTTCCTGTCGTCGCTGCTGCGTTCGCTCATCTCCGATGACACCCTGACCGACCTCGGCAAGCTCAACAACGTCGTCAACATCATCGCCGGCAACACCTACGTCGACAACGTCAAGACCAAGGATCTGGTCGAGCTCGGCCGGTCGCTGCAAGGCACGGCGGCCGGGCACTTCACCTTTGTGACCGTGCCGACCGGCGTGACCGACCAGAACGGCGACGAGCCGCCGCGGACGTCCGACATGCGCGCCCTGTTCGACGCCATTATCAACGACGATCCGCTGCCGATGGAAAACGACCACAACGCGCAGGCCTTGGACACTCCCCGATCCGGCACGCCCACCACCAAGAAGTCAGCACCGCCCAGCGCCGCTCCCGAGGCTCAGCACCAGCAGGTGACCACCGCGTCACCCGAGGACATCACCGTGCGCGTCTCCAACGCGACCAGCCAGAGCGGTCTTGCCACGACGGTGACCGGTCAGCTCAAGCAGAACGGCTTCAACGTGATGTCCCCGGATGACTACTCCAGTCAGGTGAATGCCACCACGGTGCTCTTCTCAGCCGGCAACGAGCAGGCGGCCGCGACGGTGGCCTCGACGTTCGCCAGTCCGAAACTCGAACGCGTCTCGGGTTACGGGCAAGTCGTCCAGGTCGTACTGGGCCCCGACTTCAAATCGGTCAGCGCTCCCCCGCCCACCGGCTCGTCGGTCAACGTCCAGATAGACCGCAACCCGGGCAACGCGTCGCCCAAACTGCCCGAGGACCTGACGGTGACCAACGCGGCCGATACCACCTGCGAATAA
- the phoU gene encoding phosphate signaling complex protein PhoU — protein sequence MRTAYHEQLADLSEKLGEMCGLAGVAMERATQALLQADLVLAEQVISGHAEIAALSTRAEESAFVLLALQAPVAGDLRSIVSAIQMVADIDRMGALALHVAKIARRRHPQHALPEEVNGYFAEMGRVAVELGNSAQEVLLSRDPEKAARIREEDDAMDDLHRHLFSVLMDREWRHGVAAAVDVTLLGRFYERFADHAVEVARRVIFQATGRFPEDEASQPSY from the coding sequence ATGCGGACCGCCTACCATGAGCAGCTCGCGGATCTGTCCGAGAAGCTTGGCGAGATGTGCGGGTTAGCCGGTGTTGCGATGGAACGCGCCACCCAAGCACTGCTGCAGGCCGACCTTGTGCTGGCCGAGCAGGTGATCTCCGGTCACGCGGAGATCGCCGCCTTGAGCACCCGCGCCGAGGAGAGTGCGTTCGTACTGCTGGCCTTGCAGGCGCCGGTCGCCGGTGACCTGCGGTCCATCGTGAGCGCCATCCAGATGGTCGCCGACATCGACCGGATGGGTGCACTGGCCCTGCATGTCGCCAAGATCGCCCGGCGCCGTCACCCGCAGCACGCGCTGCCCGAGGAAGTCAACGGATATTTCGCCGAGATGGGTAGAGTGGCAGTCGAATTGGGCAACAGCGCGCAAGAGGTGTTGCTGTCCCGCGACCCCGAGAAGGCCGCGCGGATCCGCGAAGAAGACGACGCCATGGACGACCTGCATCGGCACCTGTTCTCAGTGCTGATGGACCGGGAATGGCGGCATGGCGTGGCGGCGGCGGTCGACGTCACGCTGTTGGGGAGGTTCTACGAGCGCTTCGCCGACCACGCCGTCGAAGTGGCGCGGCGCGTCATCTTCCAGGCGACCGGCAGGTTTCCCGAGGACGAGGCATCACAGCCCTCCTATTGA
- the pstB gene encoding phosphate ABC transporter ATP-binding protein PstB, translating into MAKRLDMKDVNIYYGPFHAVADVTLSILPRSVTAFIGASGCGKTTVLRTLNRMHEVIAGARVDGTVLLDDENIYGPGVDPVGVRRAIGMVFQRPNPFPAMSIRDNVVAGLKLQGVRNRKLLDDTVEYSLRGANLWDEVKDRLTKPGGGLSGGQQQRLCIARAIAVQPDVLLMDEPCSALDPISTMAIEELIGELKQDYTIVIVTHNMQQAARVSDYTAFFNLEAAGKPGRLVEIDDTEKIFSNPAEKATEDYISGRFG; encoded by the coding sequence GTGGCCAAGCGCTTAGACATGAAAGACGTCAACATCTACTACGGACCGTTTCACGCCGTCGCCGATGTGACTCTGTCGATTCTGCCCCGCAGCGTCACCGCGTTCATCGGCGCGTCCGGGTGCGGTAAGACGACGGTGTTGCGCACCTTGAACCGGATGCACGAGGTCATTGCGGGCGCCCGGGTCGATGGCACCGTGCTGCTCGACGACGAGAACATCTACGGTCCCGGCGTCGATCCCGTCGGCGTGCGTCGCGCCATCGGCATGGTGTTTCAGCGGCCGAACCCGTTCCCCGCCATGTCCATTCGCGATAACGTGGTGGCCGGCCTGAAGCTGCAGGGTGTGCGAAACCGCAAACTGCTCGACGATACCGTCGAATACTCACTGCGCGGGGCGAACCTGTGGGACGAGGTCAAGGACCGTCTGACCAAGCCCGGCGGTGGTTTGTCGGGCGGGCAGCAGCAGCGGTTGTGCATCGCGCGGGCGATCGCCGTGCAGCCCGACGTGTTGCTGATGGACGAGCCGTGCTCGGCGCTGGACCCGATTTCGACGATGGCGATCGAGGAACTGATCGGCGAGTTGAAGCAGGATTACACGATCGTCATCGTCACCCACAACATGCAGCAGGCCGCCCGGGTCAGCGATTACACCGCGTTCTTCAACCTGGAAGCGGCGGGCAAGCCCGGCCGGCTCGTCGAGATCGATGACACCGAGAAGATCTTCTCCAACCCCGCCGAGAAGGCCACCGAGGACTACATCTCGGGCCGCTTCGGCTAG
- the pstA gene encoding phosphate ABC transporter permease PstA: MTTIFDRPLKARKLSTLSPRRRVANNVATVLVSLSLLIALAPLLWVLCSVAVRGFRAIATSAWWTHSQAGMTAFVSGGGAYHAILGTLLQGVVCAAISVPIGLLIAVYLVEYGGGSPLARLTSFMVDILSGVPAIVAALFIYALFVATLGFPRSQLAASLALVLLMLPVIVRATEEMLRIVPADLREASYALGVPKWKTIARVVIPTGLSGIVTGILLAVARVLGETAPLLILVGYSQAINLNIFRGFMGTLPGMMYDQTSAGAGVNPVPTERLWGAALTLIAIIAVINIGARVVSMFFAPKSP, translated from the coding sequence ATGACCACTATCTTCGACCGGCCACTCAAGGCCAGGAAGCTGTCCACGCTCAGCCCGCGTCGACGCGTGGCGAATAATGTTGCGACGGTCCTTGTTTCGCTGTCGCTGCTGATCGCCTTGGCGCCGTTGCTCTGGGTGTTGTGCTCGGTCGCCGTCAGGGGCTTCCGGGCGATCGCGACCTCGGCGTGGTGGACGCATTCGCAAGCGGGGATGACGGCCTTCGTGAGCGGCGGTGGTGCCTACCACGCGATCCTCGGCACGCTGCTGCAGGGCGTGGTGTGCGCCGCGATCTCCGTGCCGATCGGCCTGCTGATCGCGGTGTACCTGGTCGAGTACGGCGGCGGAAGCCCGCTGGCCAGGCTGACGTCGTTCATGGTGGACATCCTCAGTGGTGTGCCTGCGATCGTGGCGGCGCTGTTCATCTACGCACTGTTCGTGGCGACCCTCGGCTTTCCCCGTTCGCAGCTTGCCGCGTCGCTGGCGCTGGTGTTGCTGATGCTGCCGGTCATCGTGCGGGCCACCGAAGAGATGTTGCGGATCGTTCCGGCGGATCTGCGCGAAGCCAGCTACGCCCTGGGCGTGCCGAAGTGGAAAACCATTGCCAGAGTGGTGATTCCGACCGGATTGTCGGGCATAGTCACGGGGATCCTGTTGGCGGTGGCCAGGGTGCTGGGCGAGACGGCGCCGCTGCTGATCCTGGTCGGCTATTCCCAGGCGATCAATCTGAATATTTTCCGCGGGTTCATGGGGACGCTGCCGGGAATGATGTACGACCAGACGTCGGCCGGTGCCGGCGTCAATCCGGTTCCCACCGAGCGATTATGGGGCGCAGCGCTCACACTGATAGCGATCATTGCCGTCATCAATATCGGGGCCAGGGTGGTCTCGATGTTTTTTGCCCCGAAGAGTCCATAG
- the pstC gene encoding phosphate ABC transporter permease subunit PstC: MTTPNPAHSGSGAVVSAPSAESAVTRSTSWDDAGSHWGDGIVRRMAEASGALIVVLVVAIGGFLLIRAIPALRHNRENFFTYGGKWITTDPSSMHFGISDLLQVTVCVSLFALILAMPVALGVAIFLTQYAPRRLAAPLAYTVDLLAAVPSIIYGIWGLHVLAPQLRPVAVWLNHWMGWCFLFATGNASVAGGGTIFTGGVVLAVMILPIIAAVAREVFVKTPHDEIEAALALGATRWEVVKTTVLPFGRSGYFSGAVLGLGRALGETVALLLILRGTQTPFGWSLFDGGSTFATKIASAAWEFNNEYKAGAYIAAGLVLFALTFAADAVARAAVARTPRGAR; this comes from the coding sequence GTGACAACGCCAAACCCAGCCCACTCAGGATCGGGCGCGGTCGTCTCCGCGCCATCCGCCGAGTCGGCGGTGACGCGCAGCACGTCATGGGACGATGCGGGGTCCCACTGGGGCGACGGGATCGTCCGCCGGATGGCCGAGGCCTCGGGTGCCCTGATCGTCGTGCTCGTCGTCGCGATCGGCGGATTCCTGCTGATTCGCGCGATTCCGGCGTTGCGGCACAACCGGGAGAACTTCTTCACCTACGGCGGTAAGTGGATCACCACCGACCCGTCGTCGATGCACTTCGGGATCTCCGACCTGTTGCAGGTGACGGTGTGCGTATCCCTGTTCGCCTTGATCCTGGCGATGCCCGTTGCGTTGGGCGTCGCCATCTTTCTCACCCAGTACGCGCCGCGCCGGCTCGCCGCGCCGTTGGCATACACCGTCGACCTGCTGGCCGCCGTGCCCTCGATCATCTACGGGATCTGGGGCCTGCATGTGCTGGCACCGCAATTGCGACCCGTGGCGGTCTGGCTGAACCACTGGATGGGCTGGTGCTTTCTGTTCGCCACCGGCAACGCGTCGGTGGCCGGCGGCGGCACAATCTTCACCGGCGGAGTCGTTTTGGCGGTGATGATCCTGCCGATCATCGCCGCGGTCGCCCGCGAAGTGTTCGTCAAGACCCCCCACGACGAGATCGAGGCCGCGCTCGCACTCGGCGCGACTCGCTGGGAGGTGGTCAAGACCACGGTGCTGCCGTTCGGGCGGTCGGGCTACTTCAGCGGTGCGGTGCTCGGTCTGGGACGTGCGCTGGGCGAGACAGTGGCCTTGCTGCTCATCCTTCGTGGCACCCAAACACCGTTCGGCTGGTCACTATTCGACGGTGGTTCGACCTTTGCGACCAAGATCGCCTCTGCTGCATGGGAATTCAACAACGAATACAAGGCCGGCGCGTACATAGCCGCGGGCCTGGTGCTCTTCGCCCTGACGTTTGCGGCCGACGCCGTGGCCCGGGCGGCCGTGGCCCGAACACCGCGAGGCGCTCGATGA
- the pstS gene encoding phosphate ABC transporter substrate-binding protein PstS: MKLGRVGRTLAAGVSATVLVSGGLTACGSDDNRHGASAAIMSGAAGTVACTGKNHLSSEGSTAQQNAMALFSHVWAQYCPGKALSYNPTGSGAGREQFIAGHVDFAGSDSPLTADQIGPAARRCNGQPAWDLPLVFGSIALVYNLPGLRTLTLSGNALAKIFTGRIASWNDPILVALNPGLALPDTAVMPIYRVDSSGTTDNVQKFLTVAAPESWTKGVGTEFQGGVGEGAAKSAGVVQAVRSVRGAIGYVEKGLADQAGIPYAQLDTGNGVVPLTNETAAKAVDLAAFVVSGNDLVLDMNSMHAAQQPGIYPLMLATYEIVCSKGYDLQTAQAIKSFLTLAANNGQSGLSSDGYVPLPDKVKGRLITAINAMQ, encoded by the coding sequence GTGAAGCTCGGCAGGGTGGGCAGGACGCTCGCGGCGGGGGTGTCGGCGACGGTGCTCGTCAGCGGCGGGCTAACCGCCTGCGGTAGCGACGACAATCGGCACGGCGCCTCGGCGGCAATCATGTCGGGGGCGGCCGGCACGGTGGCCTGCACCGGCAAAAACCATTTGTCGTCGGAAGGGTCCACCGCCCAGCAGAACGCCATGGCCCTGTTCAGCCACGTGTGGGCCCAGTACTGCCCGGGGAAAGCGCTTTCGTACAACCCGACCGGGTCGGGCGCCGGCCGCGAGCAATTCATCGCCGGTCATGTCGACTTCGCCGGATCGGATTCGCCGCTGACCGCGGATCAGATCGGGCCGGCCGCCAGACGCTGCAATGGGCAGCCTGCCTGGGACCTGCCGCTGGTGTTCGGGTCGATCGCGTTGGTCTACAACCTGCCGGGTCTGCGGACGCTCACACTCAGCGGTAACGCCCTGGCCAAGATCTTCACCGGCCGGATCGCGTCGTGGAACGATCCGATTCTGGTGGCGCTCAACCCGGGCCTGGCCCTGCCCGACACCGCGGTCATGCCGATCTACCGGGTCGACTCGTCGGGCACCACCGACAACGTGCAGAAGTTCCTGACGGTCGCGGCGCCGGAGAGCTGGACCAAAGGCGTCGGGACCGAATTTCAGGGTGGCGTCGGCGAAGGCGCGGCGAAGTCGGCGGGCGTCGTCCAGGCCGTGCGGTCCGTTCGCGGCGCCATCGGCTATGTCGAGAAGGGCCTGGCCGACCAGGCGGGCATTCCGTACGCCCAGCTCGACACCGGCAACGGAGTGGTACCGCTGACCAACGAGACCGCCGCCAAGGCGGTCGACTTGGCCGCTTTCGTGGTCAGCGGCAACGACTTGGTGCTGGACATGAACTCGATGCACGCCGCACAGCAGCCCGGGATTTACCCGTTGATGCTGGCCACTTACGAGATCGTCTGCTCGAAGGGCTACGACCTGCAGACCGCCCAGGCCATCAAGTCGTTTCTGACGCTGGCCGCCAACAACGGGCAGAGCGGTCTCTCATCGGACGGCTACGTGCCATTGCCGGATAAGGTCAAAGGGCGACTGATCACCGCCATCAACGCGATGCAGTAG
- the mshD gene encoding mycothiol synthase has protein sequence MTSPDWRGALGADEQRAVRELITAATEFDGVAPVGEQVLRELGHERTDHLLVTSADNAVLGYLNLTRPRDEEAGMAELVVHPHARRRGVGAAMARAALARTSGRNRFWAHGTLPPAQATASALGLVTVRELVQMRRSLRDVPDAGNPGPGVLIRTYAGTDDDAELLRVNNAAFVGHPEQGGWTEADLAERRSEPWFDPAGLFLAFGDAASDQPGKLLGFHWTKVHLDQPALGEVYVVGVDPSMQGRGLGKALTAVGVESLARRLADTTAGGAEPRVLLYVESDNVAAVRTYQRLGFATYSVDTAYAAAAPTG, from the coding sequence GTGACCTCGCCCGACTGGCGCGGCGCGCTGGGCGCCGACGAACAGCGGGCAGTGCGCGAACTCATTACGGCCGCAACCGAATTCGATGGGGTAGCACCCGTCGGCGAACAGGTGCTGCGAGAGCTCGGTCACGAACGCACCGATCATCTGCTGGTTACCTCCGCCGACAATGCCGTGCTCGGCTACCTCAATCTCACCCGGCCGCGTGACGAGGAGGCGGGGATGGCTGAGCTCGTGGTGCATCCGCATGCGCGACGGCGCGGGGTCGGGGCGGCGATGGCGCGCGCGGCGCTGGCCAGGACGTCCGGGCGCAACCGATTCTGGGCGCATGGCACCTTGCCGCCGGCTCAGGCGACGGCGTCCGCACTGGGCCTGGTCACGGTACGTGAGCTCGTCCAGATGCGACGGTCGCTGCGCGATGTGCCCGACGCCGGCAACCCCGGGCCCGGAGTGCTGATCCGGACCTACGCGGGCACCGACGACGACGCCGAACTGTTGCGGGTCAACAACGCCGCATTCGTCGGTCACCCCGAGCAGGGCGGGTGGACCGAGGCCGACCTGGCCGAGCGGCGCAGCGAACCGTGGTTCGACCCGGCGGGGCTGTTCCTGGCGTTCGGCGACGCGGCCAGCGACCAGCCCGGCAAACTGCTGGGCTTCCATTGGACCAAGGTGCACCTCGATCAGCCGGCTCTCGGCGAGGTCTACGTCGTCGGCGTCGATCCGTCGATGCAGGGCCGTGGCCTGGGCAAAGCGTTGACGGCCGTCGGTGTCGAATCGTTGGCCCGGCGGCTGGCCGACACGACAGCAGGCGGCGCCGAACCGAGGGTGCTGCTGTACGTGGAGTCGGACAACGTCGCCGCGGTCCGCACCTACCAGCGACTCGGCTTCGCGACCTACAGCGTCGACACCGCCTATGCTGCGGCCGCGCCCACCGGTTGA
- a CDS encoding winged helix-turn-helix transcriptional regulator: MLELLLLTSELHPDPVLPSLSLLPHTVRTAPAEPASLLEAGTADAVLVDARTDLSSARGLCRLLSTAGRSVPVVAIVSEGGLVAISADWGLDEILLPSTGPAEIDARIRLVVGRRGGLADQESAGKVSLGELVIDEGTYTARLRGRPLDLTYKEFELLKYLAQHAGRVFTRAQLLHEVWGYDFFGGTRTVDVHVRRLRAKLGPEYEALIGTVRNVGYKAVRPARGRAPIPASDNDDAESDSESLQDPLVDPLHTQ; the protein is encoded by the coding sequence TTGTTGGAGCTGTTACTGCTGACCTCGGAGCTGCATCCCGACCCGGTCCTGCCATCGTTGTCGCTGCTTCCGCACACCGTGCGTACGGCGCCGGCCGAGCCCGCCTCGTTGCTGGAGGCCGGAACCGCCGACGCAGTCCTGGTTGACGCGCGCACCGACCTGTCGTCGGCTCGCGGGTTGTGCCGCCTGCTGAGCACGGCGGGCCGGTCCGTCCCGGTCGTCGCGATCGTCAGCGAGGGCGGGCTGGTGGCGATCAGCGCCGACTGGGGATTGGACGAAATCCTGCTGCCCAGCACCGGGCCCGCGGAGATCGACGCCAGGATCCGGCTGGTCGTCGGCCGCCGCGGCGGCCTGGCCGACCAGGAGAGCGCGGGCAAGGTCAGCCTCGGCGAGCTGGTGATCGACGAGGGCACCTACACGGCGCGGCTGCGGGGTCGCCCGCTTGACCTCACCTACAAGGAATTCGAGCTGCTGAAGTATCTCGCCCAGCACGCCGGCCGGGTCTTCACCCGGGCCCAACTGCTGCACGAGGTGTGGGGGTATGACTTCTTCGGCGGAACGCGCACGGTCGATGTGCACGTACGGCGGCTGCGGGCGAAGCTCGGCCCGGAGTACGAAGCGTTGATCGGCACGGTGCGCAATGTCGGTTACAAAGCCGTCCGGCCTGCGCGCGGACGGGCACCGATCCCCGCGTCGGACAACGACGATGCCGAGTCCGACTCAGAGAGCCTGCAAGACCCCTTGGTCGACCCGTTGCACACTCAGTGA
- the lmeA gene encoding mannan chain length control protein LmeA, whose protein sequence is MRMRKVLISMIAAVATVAVIVIGAVGVDYGASIYAEYRLSSTVRKVADLGSDPFVAIVAFPFLPQAMRGHYNQVEIKANAVDHTMVGKATLEATMYSVDLTYASWLIRPDARLPVGKLESRIIIDSTHLARYIGITDLMVEAPAKETNTATGGVTASGISDSHGLVFSGTPHVAGFDRRVSISVDLSIAPEDPETLVFTPTGVLTGPDTANQTVPDDKRDAVLHAFSARLPNQRLPFGLAPHTVGARGSDVIIEGIATGVTITLEEFKQS, encoded by the coding sequence ATGCGGATGCGCAAAGTGCTGATCAGCATGATCGCAGCGGTTGCCACCGTCGCGGTGATCGTCATCGGCGCCGTCGGCGTCGACTACGGAGCCAGCATTTACGCCGAATACCGGCTGTCGTCCACCGTGCGCAAGGTGGCGGATCTGGGGTCGGACCCCTTCGTGGCCATCGTTGCCTTCCCCTTCCTTCCGCAGGCGATGCGCGGCCACTACAACCAGGTAGAGATCAAGGCCAACGCCGTCGACCACACGATGGTGGGCAAGGCAACCCTGGAAGCCACGATGTACTCCGTCGACCTTACGTATGCATCCTGGCTGATCAGGCCCGACGCCAGGCTGCCGGTGGGCAAGCTGGAGAGCCGCATCATCATCGACTCGACGCACCTGGCTCGGTATATAGGGATCACCGACCTGATGGTCGAGGCCCCGGCCAAGGAGACGAACACCGCCACCGGCGGCGTGACCGCGTCGGGCATCTCCGACAGCCACGGCCTGGTGTTCAGCGGCACGCCGCACGTGGCCGGTTTCGACCGCCGGGTCAGCATCTCGGTGGACCTTTCCATCGCACCAGAGGACCCGGAGACGCTGGTGTTCACCCCGACCGGTGTCCTCACCGGGCCCGACACAGCCAACCAAACCGTCCCGGATGACAAGCGCGACGCGGTGCTGCACGCGTTCAGCGCCCGGCTGCCCAATCAGCGGCTGCCGTTCGGGCTGGCGCCGCACACCGTGGGCGCGCGCGGGTCGGACGTCATCATCGAAGGCATCGCGACGGGAGTAACTATCACCCTCGAGGAGTTCAAACAGTCATGA